From a region of the Desmodus rotundus isolate HL8 chromosome 7, HLdesRot8A.1, whole genome shotgun sequence genome:
- the FAM181A gene encoding protein FAM181A — translation MASDSDVKMLLNFVNLASSDIKAALDKSAPCRRSVDHRKYLQKQLKHFSQKYSRLPRGLPGRGPEPHLKRGPEDRPGRLPLNSGPDASPAGGGDCKEKALGNPYGVECLSKEQTLQGQNTEATRPGQVPMRKRQLPASFWEEPRPTHSYPMGLEGVLGPREGLPYEGKKHCKGLELLGPEMALVPMSPRPPGEKEPPKMPGVSLVGRVNAWSCCPFQYHGQPVYPGPPGALPQGPIPSLGLWRKSPTSPGELAHFCKDVDGPGQKVYRPVVLKPIPTKPAMPPPIFNVFGYL, via the coding sequence ATGGCATCCGACAGTGACGTGAAGATGCTGCTGAACTTCGTGAACCTGGCGTCCAGCGACATCAAGGCGGCCCTGGACAAGTCCGCACCCTGCCGCCGCTCAGTGGACCACCGCAAGTACCTGCAGAAGCAGCTCAAACACTTCTCCCAGAAGTATTCCCGGCTTCCGCGGGGCCTCCCCGGCCGCGGGCCCGAGCCTCACCTGAAAAGGGGGCCTGAGGACCGGCCTGGGAGGCTGCCCCTCAATTCTGGCCCTGACGCCAGTCCTGCCGGTGGTGGGGACTGCAAGGAGAAGGCTCTGGGGAACCCTTATGGGGTAGAGTGTCTCTCTAAGGAGCAGACCCTACAGGGGCAGAATACAGAAGCCACCAGGCCTGGCCAGGTGCCCATGAGGAAAAGACAGCTGCCCGCTTCCTTCTGGGAAGAGCCGCGGCCCACCCACAGCTACCCCATGGGGCTGGAGGGGGTCCTGGGCCCCAGAGAGGGACTTCCCTATGAGGGTAAGAAACATTGCAAGGGTTTGGAGCTCTTAGGGCCTGAGATGGCCCTGGTGCCCATGTCCCCAAGGCCACCGGGTGAAAAAGAGCCACCCAAGATGCCTGGAGTCTCCCTGGTAGGCCGTGTCAATGCCTGGAGCTGCTGCCCCTTCCAGTACCATGGACAGCCCGTCTACCCTGGCCCTCCAGGGGCCTTGCCGCAGGGCCCCATCCCCAGCCTAGGCCTGTGGAGGAAAAGCCCAACTTCCCCCGGGGAGCTGGCCCATTTCTGCAAAGATGTGGATGGCCCGGGGCAGAAGGTATACAGACCCGTGGTTCTGAAGCCGATCCCCACCAAGCCGGCCATGCCCCCACCCATCTTCAACGTTTTTGGCTACCTCTAG